The Mycosarcoma maydis chromosome 8, whole genome shotgun sequence DNA segment ACTACCTCGTCAGCGTCGGCTACTGAATTCCGTCACCGCTTTCGCATAGGCTCACTTCCTGCGCATCGCTAATCTGAACCATATTGCTTGCATCTCAACCCGATCGTCACTCTTCGATCGCATGTGCGTGCTTCATCTGTGACAAACAAGATCGATAAATCCCCGTGCAAGACATCTGTGTCGTTCCTCAGCCATGCGAGTACCGATTTCAGGCTAGGAGAACGTGCGGTCGCtacacaatcacgaatgttttCATACAAAGCTTCCACCATGACTCTACAAGAGTTGCTACATGTCATgagtgattcgtgattgtggctTGCTCTCCGTCACAGCCAAGACTTGCATGTTGGACAACGGCAGAAATTCTCGTGTGTCTATTAAAATACTAGATTGCTAGCTTGCACACCGCTGATGCGCTTCGACACCAGAGAATGCACTTCAACTTTTACGTTTGTTCGTTGGCCTTTGACATCGTTCACCTTACTACGCTGCCCCGCCATCCCTTAAAGGAAAACCGGCCTCCCCTGCACCCAatgccacctcgtccagcgGCACCACTACCGTCGTTCCGTCAGCCAGTGTGCGTTGAAGCTTTCCCTCTTCATTTTGAGAGACGGTTGTCGAAATACCAGGTCCTAGCGGATCCCCGGCATCTGACACCTCTGCGATTTCCGGCCCAGCAGAACTGAGCGAGCCTCGACGCCGGTTGCCCGATATTTGGTCGCCACTTGCCAGGTCAGCGGCTTCAAGGTGGCCGAGTGAAGGGCGACGCGCGTGCGCCTTGCTCACCACGTCGATTCCGGATGAGAGCGAGGTGGCGTCGAAGCTCTTTGGTGGTGACAATGGGCTCGAGCTAAAAGCTGACGTTTCCTTAGCACCATCGTCGATCGGCTTGGTCGGAATTCCGATGGGCGTGGCCTGGTTGGCGTCGCtctcctgctcctcctgctcctcctcctcgtcatcatcttcgtcgtcatccgaATCAATGTCATGCCGTGAGCTATTTTCTTCAAAGTCCCTTCGGAACTGTGCGGACCAATCAGCGGGAGTCAAGTTCTCGGCAAAGGGGTTCGGGTTGTTGTCAGGCGcactggcagcagcagaagaggTAAAGTCAAAGCTTTGCGTGGTTCCTCTGGCGTTGCCATCGCTGGGGTCTGCAAATGGACCCcagtcgtcgtcttcatcatcgtcgccaaGTTCGCCCCCGCCGCTGCCCGATCCGTGCCTTGGTGCGAATGCATCGTCAAATCCACTACCGTCCTTGCCGCCGCGtttcatctcgctcgacagccATGAggcctcgtcatcgctgtcgtcatcgtcagaACCAGCCGCCCCGCCGATTTGAGACGACAGGTAGCTGGCGAACGAGCTGCTTCCAGCTCCGCCAataccaccatcatcgtcgtcgtcatcagcgCCCGAGCCGAAGGACATGGACATGCCGTCATGCCCGCGATTGAAAGCAAGCGGACCGCCTTCCTTCTCTCGAATCTCTTCCAGCGTCTCTGACACCACCTGGCGCCACTCATCGCGTTCTGTGAACACCTCAACCGGACGGGCAATTTCGAGCGGATAGCGTTGTAGCAGCTTGACGGTCTCTTCTGCGATGAGGTTCATGTGGCCCATATAACCAAGTCGAATCCGGCGGGGACCCGCAACTGAATCCTCGTTGCGCTTGCGACCTTCCACGATCCGGGATGTCAAACATCCCTGCTCAAATACGGCGACAGTCAGCTTCCTGTTGAGGCCAACGTCCATGCGTCCGTTGAAGCACTGCTGGAGGATGTCGTAAACCACATTGTGCAGAAAATTGTTCCAAGGATAGTCAAAGAACAAGTTTAGAAGCGATGGTAGGATGCCACATTCGAGAAATTTCCTCTTGAGCATGTCACCAACAACGTAGTCCTTTGCTTCGTCGATTGGGCTGGGCGGACCTGATAGTTTAGGTGCCGTTAATTCAGCAAGGGACAGTCCGGAGAGTGCCGACCGAATCGAAGCAGCGTCATCCTGATCTTCCTCGACAGAATCGCTTGTAGTGACGCGCGGACTTTCATCGTACGAGTCCGTTTCTTGACTCCCCGAGGGCACCTCCAGACTGCTGCTTCCCTCGACCGGTGCGCTGGCCTTGTCGTAGAGAGACACCTCGTTCAGGAGAGCTTCATCGTCCGCTTCGTCGGTCGAGTCGGTGGAGGCGCCAGTGCTCGATTGATCGCGGGCATGTCCTGAAACGCGGTGCGCAACAGAGCTGTCTGTATCAATAGTGTCCTCAGACGCAGCTGCTTCAGTCTTCGGCGCTGCATCTTGTTGTCCACCGATATCTTGCATCGCTTCGGCCTCAGCACTGGCGGAGGTATCGCCGACCTCGGGACCATCGCCGCCCTGCAATGTTCTTGCAAGTGTCTGAAGCCCTTCGAGGCCGCCGGTGAGCACGCCGTCGTCTGAGTATTGTGGACCCTCTCCGGGTGCTCGATTGAGCAAAGCCATATTGGAGCAGTGGAGTAGCTCGGCGTAGAGCTCGGTGATTCGATACCTCTCGAATGTGAGCGGGGCCACATTTCCGACAGAGGTCGGGATCGTAGCATCGCGTTCTCGTGGTTCAttgacgagctgttggaagTCCGAGAGTCGCTCGGACAGAACTCGAAGCATGGGACCGAGGTGTACGAGGCCCATCTTATCGACAATCTCGGCCATAGCCTCTTCCATGCCTTGCAcgtcctcctcttcttcatccAAAGTGTCCATTGCTTTCTGTGCCAGCTCTCCATCGTCCTGCTTCTCCGCCTCCGCCgagccagcagcttcgCCTTGTTGCTGGGTGGACTTTGGCATTGCagcctcctcttcctctttcTTTTGAAGCCGTTTTTCTGTCAACTCACTCTGCCTCTTGACAAGGTGGTTGTGAAGGGTACGTAGGAGATGCTGTTCAAAGTAGTCGCTGTTGTTCTTGCGGATGAGCTCAATGAAGACGCCAATACATGTcaccagcgtcgagctgcatgtCTCGGCCGTGATGGGTACGGTGGGCGCCGAGACGGGCGGGAACAAATTGTCGGGGCGGACAGTCGCCGTCGAACCTCGGTGATCGATTTGTCcaggcgagcgagactcGGAGGCTGGGAACTCGCGAGGATTGAGTGGTCTTGCAAAAGACTCATTgtcatcctcatcatcgtccaATGCAGACGAAGACGCAACGCCTTCTTCAAGCGTTGAAAGCGCAGCATCGCGTCGCTGCGAAGGTTTTCGAAGGTCCTGTACCGAAAGCTGCGATAACTGCTCATCGACCACATCTGTGAGACGACGATGTAATTGCCTCGGCATCTGCGAATCAAGCATGTAGCCAACCATCTTTCGGACGATAGGTTCGCTAGCTAGCTCGCGCACGAGACGATTATTGATCCCTGCAGCATTCTCTTGCGCCTCTCCAAGGCCACCACCCAGGTCCTGACCCTGACCCTGATTTAGAGCGGCAGGAGAAGGAGCAGAAAGGGCGATGATggccttgagcagctcagaGACCGTGTTGTGAATGTCGACAGAGTAGTTGGGAGCAAGTAGGTCGACGGTGCGAGAAACCAAGTCCTGCGATGAGAGCCAGTCGATAATATCGGTGGTCTGAACAGGTGTGCGCATAGTCTCTTCCATCTGAATGATGCGGAAGAGCAAATCAACCACGGCGGGGGTCTCGAGATGCGCTACAAAGCGTTCGACGATGCGAGGTTGCTCCTTGATAAACTCAAGCATCTCGATTGGCTTGCGCTCGAGATAGGCGCCGTTCACCTTGGCCCAGTAGCCAGCCAGCACACCACGTCCTGGACCATTATCGAGAGCGCTAGTGGCACGCAGTCTGCCTTCAGTCTCTGACTCTGCGTCTGAAGATGACCTTGAGCTGCCCGTATTACCTGATGCAGCGTTGGAAAAGTCGGTGAAGTTGGTGACGCTGAGATGCGGAGAGGGCGAAGTGGATACCGAGGAGCCGGCAGGGGAGGAAGCGATATCCTCGGCGAACAGGGGATGTGTGTGCATAGGCAAAGGTGCTTGCGAAGGCGATGGATCCGAGGTCAAGATGGCATTCCAGAATGGCACAAGGAACTCTTTGGGATCCGAGAAGATGGCATCGATGATGGGCCATACTTCGCTGCAGCTGAGCACCTCTGAAGCCACATAAGGATACTTGAACTTGACCTTCTCTTCCCATTCCTTGCCTCCGGTTCCTCCGACGGTTGCGGTGCCGACGACATGCTCCATCAGCCTTTTAACTATGCGGGGTTGTCGGAGAAAGTTGATGAGCTTTTGGTTTTGGGACTTGCATTCTTGGAGCAGatcatcctcgtcaagcACATCTTCGAGCGTAACATTGGGTTTGTCGAGAAGCGTTTCGAGCGTCGATACCGACGAAAAGCCGAATCTCCACTGTTGAGTAAGTGAGCAAAAGTCAaagcgaggaagaggatgcgAGGAGAAGGGTGCGAGGCAGAAGATGAGTcagcgagctgctcggGTCACCACAGACGATGGTGCGAAGACGATGAGTACGAAAGCTTGAATACTTACAAACATGGTGCACTTGCTTTGTATCAGCACCGTGTCGTCAGGGTGTGTGAGCTGGGACGAGTGCTTTAAAGATGACGATGTGGACAAGAGCTGATGAAAGCTTCAGGAGCGCGAAAACGTCTGTAGTTTATACAGATCGAAACGTAAAGGGATGTAGAGGAACGAGACTAAAACGAGACGGACTGGAATTGGCCCGACGCTTTCGGTGCGGGTCAGTAAGTCCAACTGAAGCCAGAAATGCACCAAAGTGGCACAGGTACAAGATGCGATATGTAATTCAGGCTTCACTGACAGTGCCAAAGACTGTAGACTTCTGCTGGTGACCTTTGGCAGGCGTTGAGAGAAGGATTGGAGCGTAATGCTGGCCGCGCAGGACGTATCTGCAAAATCGAAGATGACAGCCGGGCAAAATGAAGCGAAGTTAATCGAGGTGTGGAACTGGCGTCCTGCGAAACAAAGGATCGTGAGAGAGTGTGATCCTTGTGTCCGAACAGCAGGAACGATCCAGGTGATGAAAAGGGtgaagatgatggtgataaagatgaggacgaagagctTGCGTGAGCTATCGCTGAAACCAGCACAAGCCTTCGATCAACGCCGAGACCCGtcgattcaggattcaggattcaggattcaggattcaggattctCAGATCAAGTGGTGAGTCGGCCATATCGTCAATCACGGAAAAAAAGGGTCCTTGAAAGCTTAGCTCTCACATACAGTATGCCTCGTCACGGCCGACGCCAGGAAGCGCCgtgcgcagcagcacgagccCGAGCCAAAGGCagacattcgtgattcgtgattgcgagtGTTCCGAGCTATATACAACAGCAGATCGCCATACCGGCCAACGAACGCCGCGTCAAGCGTCGGTCGCCCCAAAAGACACGCTCGAACAGGGAAAATtcaacaatcgtgaatatcgtgaataatctcgaatcctgaatcctgaatcgtgactgcgaaagctagtcgtgagttaaCCAAAATTATAATCACGGAATCATGAATAAGTTAACCGCAACGCCTCCTCGGTGCCTTCGCGgaattcacaattcgtgattgtttcTTTAAGGTCAAGGctctattcgtgatttcagATTCAAATTTTGTATTTGCCAAACAAATTCATTTCACCGTCAAAATCCGAAAGACACCGCAGCACCTCGTATGACCTGACGCAAGCCTCTGTGACGGCGGTGCTCACAACCAAATCTCTCACCTCTAGCCATGCTATGTTCAGGGATGCACAGTACGCCATGCGCTTGTTCGTCAGTAGTGCTGTCGCAGTAATATAGTGATACAAGAGAAGTAAAATCTTACAGAGTGGTgactgaatcacgaattgtggaggggcagcatcgagcaggTCGTAACGACGTTAGAAAGCAAGCCAGAGCtgcgagcgagcagcacatgttgagcagcagtgTTGACTATTAGATTTCTTCAAGAGCAGGATCGTCGCTGCCATCAGCGTCTTCGTCACCAAGGTCATATTCTGCATCGTAGGCGTCAGGCGTGGTGGTAGCACCGTCACGCGCTTGCCATGGATTAGCCACCTCCAGCGGAAGTTGCACTTGAGGAGAAACGCGTATTGCAGGACCAC contains these protein-coding regions:
- a CDS encoding uncharacterized protein (related to SAP155 - SIT4-associating protein) produces the protein MFWRFGFSSVSTLETLLDKPNVTLEDVLDEDDLLQECKSQNQKLINFLRQPRIVKRLMEHVVGTATVGGTGGKEWEEKVKFKYPYVASEVLSCSEVWPIIDAIFSDPKEFLVPFWNAILTSDPSPSQAPLPMHTHPLFAEDIASSPAGSSVSTSPSPHLSVTNFTDFSNAASGNTGSSRSSSDAESETEGRLRATSALDNGPGRGVLAGYWAKVNGAYLERKPIEMLEFIKEQPRIVERFVAHLETPAVVDLLFRIIQMEETMRTPVQTTDIIDWLSSQDLVSRTVDLLAPNYSVDIHNTVSELLKAIIALSAPSPAALNQGQGQDLGGGLGEAQENAAGINNRLVRELASEPIVRKMVGYMLDSQMPRQLHRRLTDVVDEQLSQLSVQDLRKPSQRRDAALSTLEEGVASSSALDDDEDDNESFARPLNPREFPASESRSPGQIDHRGSTATVRPDNLFPPVSAPTVPITAETCSSTLVTCIGVFIELIRKNNSDYFEQHLLRTLHNHLVKRQSELTEKRLQKKEEEEAAMPKSTQQQGEAAGSAEAEKQDDGELAQKAMDTLDEEEEDVQGMEEAMAEIVDKMGLVHLGPMLRVLSERLSDFQQLVNEPRERDATIPTSVGNVAPLTFERYRITELYAELLHCSNMALLNRAPGEGPQYSDDGVLTGGLEGLQTLARTLQGGDGPEVGDTSASAEAEAMQDIGGQQDAAPKTEAAASEDTIDTDSSVAHRVSGHARDQSSTGASTDSTDEADDEALLNEVSLYDKASAPVEGSSSLEVPSGSQETDSYDESPRVTTSDSVEEDQDDAASIRSALSGLSLAELTAPKLSGPPSPIDEAKDYVVGDMLKRKFLECGILPSLLNLFFDYPWNNFLHNVVYDILQQCFNGRMDVGLNRKLTVAVFEQGCLTSRIVEGRKRNEDSVAGPRRIRLGYMGHMNLIAEETVKLLQRYPLEIARPVEVFTERDEWRQVVSETLEEIREKEGGPLAFNRGHDGMSMSFGSGADDDDDDGGIGGAGSSSFASYLSSQIGGAAGSDDDDSDDEASWLSSEMKRGGKDGSGFDDAFAPRHGSGSGGGELGDDDEDDDWGPFADPSDGNARGTTQSFDFTSSAAASAPDNNPNPFAENLTPADWSAQFRRDFEENSSRHDIDSDDDEDDDEEEEQEEQESDANQATPIGIPTKPIDDGAKETSAFSSSPLSPPKSFDATSLSSGIDVVSKAHARRPSLGHLEAADLASGDQISGNRRRGSLSSAGPEIAEVSDAGDPLGPGISTTVSQNEEGKLQRTLADGTTVVVPLDEVALGAGEAGFPLRDGGAA